Proteins encoded by one window of Lycium barbarum isolate Lr01 chromosome 11, ASM1917538v2, whole genome shotgun sequence:
- the LOC132616629 gene encoding dihydrolipoyllysine-residue succinyltransferase component of 2-oxoglutarate dehydrogenase complex 2, mitochondrial-like isoform X2: MLGVLRRKVISSASSTSCLRKSLHTVRPAASKSRNPSAAVEEISVLTRQCGHVRNFSQLVLPGCSSNLRPERGAVTNLCSSPILPNWSRHYCANSGDSVDAIVPYMGESISDGTLAKFLKNVGDRVEVDEPIAQIETDKVTIDVTSPEAGVIQKFVAKEGDTVEPGNKVAIISKSGEGVAPSEKPSEKAATPAEDKKEEKAKPQVETTPVKEKPKESSPPPPKRSPTELQLPPKDRERRVPMTRLRKRVATRLKDSQNTFALLTTFNEVDMTNLMKLRSDYKDAFVEKHGVKLGFMSGFVKAAVSALQNQPIVNAVIDGDDIIYRDYIDISIAVGTPKGLVVPVIRNAEQMNFAEIEKTINTLAKKASDGSISIDEMAGGSFTISNGGVYGSLLSTPIINPPQSAILGMHSIVSRPMVVGGNIVPRPMMYIALTYDHRLIDGREAVYFLRRIKDVVEDPRRLLLDV, from the exons ATGTTAGGCGTTTTAAGGCGCAAAGTCATTTCTAGCGCCTCTTCTACTTCG TGTTTAAGGAAATCTCTGCACACGGTTAGACCTGCAGCATCTAAATCAAGAAATCCTTCTGCTGCAGTAGAAGAG ATATCAGTTCTTACTAGACAATGTGGTCATGTGCGAAATTTCAGTCAGCTTGTGTTACCTG GGTGCTCATCAAATTTGCGGCCAGAAAG GGGAGCTGTGACCAATCTTTGCTCAAGTCCAATACTACCAAATTGGAGCAGGCATTACTGTGCAAATAGTG GTGATTCGGTTGACGCTATTGTTCCATATATGGGCGAATCTATAAGTGATGGGACACTGGCCAAGTTCCTGAAGA ATGTTGGTGACAGAGTAGAAGTTGATGAACCAATTGCTCAGATTGAAACAGATAAG GTGACAATTGATGTTACCAGTCCTGAAGCTGGTGTAATCCAAAAG TTTGTAGCCAAGGAAGGGGACACTGTAGAACCAGGCAATAAAGTTGCTATCATTTCAAAATCTGGTGAGGGTGTTGCTCCATCCGAGAAGCCCTCTGAAAAAGCAGCTACTCCAGCTGAAGATAAGAAAGAGGAAAAGGCAAAACCTCAAGTTGAGACAACTCCTGTTAAGGAGAAGCCTAAGGAAAGTTCACCTCCACCCCCTAAACGCTCTCCTACAGAGCTCCAACTTCCTCCCAAAGACCGGGAAAGACGA GTTCCCATGACCAGGCTCAGAAAAAGAGTTGCCACACGTTTGAAAGATTCTCAGAACACATTTGCTTTGCTGACGACATTCAATGAAGTTGATAT GACAAATTTGATGAAGCTCCGCTCTGATTACAAAGATGCCTTCGTTGAAAAGCATGGAGTGAAGTTAGGATTCATGTCTGGATTTGTGAAA GCAGCAGTTAGCGCCCTCCAGAATCAGCCTATAGTTAATGCAGTTATCGATGGCGATGACATCATATATAGGGATTATATAGACATCAGTATCGCTGTTGGTACCCCAAAG GGTCTTGTTGTTCCAGTTATACGCAATGCTGAGCAGATGAATTTTGCTGAGATAGAAAAGACAATTAACACACTTGCTAAGAAGGCAAGTGATGGAAGTATTTCTATTGATGAAATGGCTGGAGGATCATTCACCATATCAAATGGTGGTGTGTATGGAAGTCTTCTCAGTACCCCTATCATAAATCCTCCCCAG TCTGCTATCTTGGGAATGCATTCAATAGTCAGTCGCCCAATGGTTGTTGGAGGAAACATTGTCCCAAGACCGATGATGTACATTGCGCTGACATACGATCATAGGCTGATCGATGGAAGAGAAGCGGTGTACTTCTTGAGAAGAATTAAGGACGTGGTGGAAGATCCCCGTCGCTTGCTCCTTGATGTTTGA
- the LOC132617480 gene encoding glycine-rich cell wall structural protein-like isoform X2 — MLAKILSLFFVLSLGAFVGARNLPTENDSLVAANYVTTDNQGGDNIGNGVGIGGSIRGGVSAGIGGRLGMGAGPISGGAEGRVGIGAGVGAGVGAGGMGGDTGGGSLGGGSGGSSSIGGGAGGSGSVGGGAGGIPGGGVGGSPGGTGGLGGEVGGSGSVGGGAGASGSIGGGAGASGSVGGGAGGIPGGGVGGNPGGTGGLGGGVGGSGSVGGGVGGNVGGGVGGSDGLGGGYGGGWP, encoded by the exons ATGCTTGCCAAAATTCTCTCACTTTTTTTTGTGCTTTCACTTGGAGCTTTTGTTGGTGCTAGAAATTTACCAACTGAAAATGATTCTCTTGTTGCGGCAAACTATGTGACTACTGATAACCAAGGCGGAGACAATATTG GCAATGGGGTTGGAATAGGAGGATCCATTCGTGGGGGTGTTAGCGCTGGAATAGGAGGAAGGTTGGGTATGGGTGCTGGGCCCATTAGTGGAGGAGCTGAAGGTAGGGTTGGGATTGGTGCTGGAGTTGGTGCAGGTGTCGGTGCTGGCGGCATGGGTGGTGACACTGGTGGCGGAAGCCTTGGCGGTGGATCAGGCGGCAGCAGCAGCATTGGCGGAGGAGCAGGCGGTAGCGGCAGCGTTGGAGGTGGAGCAGGTGGCATCCCTGGCGGTGGAGTAGGTGGCAGCCCTGGTGGCACTGGAGGGCTTGGAGGAGAAGTAGGTGGTAGCGGCAGCGTTGGTGGTGGAGCAGGCGCCAGCGGCAGCATTGGTGGTGGAGCAGGCGCCAGCGGCAGCGTTGGAGGTGGAGCAGGTGGCATCCCTGGCGGTGGAGTAGGTGGCAACCCGGGTGGCACTGGAGGGCTTGGAGGAGGAGTAGGTGGTAGCGGCAGCGTTGGTGGTGGGGTAGGCGGTAATGTTGGCGGTGGAGTAGGTGGCAGTGACGGGCTTGGTGGAGGATATGGCGGTGGATGGCCATGA
- the LOC132616629 gene encoding dihydrolipoyllysine-residue succinyltransferase component of 2-oxoglutarate dehydrogenase complex 2, mitochondrial-like isoform X1, protein MLGVLRRKVISSASSTSHRVSGSLRAPTNPGGAQALGKEFPASAPRLIQCLRKSLHTVRPAASKSRNPSAAVEEISVLTRQCGHVRNFSQLVLPGCSSNLRPERGAVTNLCSSPILPNWSRHYCANSGDSVDAIVPYMGESISDGTLAKFLKNVGDRVEVDEPIAQIETDKVTIDVTSPEAGVIQKFVAKEGDTVEPGNKVAIISKSGEGVAPSEKPSEKAATPAEDKKEEKAKPQVETTPVKEKPKESSPPPPKRSPTELQLPPKDRERRVPMTRLRKRVATRLKDSQNTFALLTTFNEVDMTNLMKLRSDYKDAFVEKHGVKLGFMSGFVKAAVSALQNQPIVNAVIDGDDIIYRDYIDISIAVGTPKGLVVPVIRNAEQMNFAEIEKTINTLAKKASDGSISIDEMAGGSFTISNGGVYGSLLSTPIINPPQSAILGMHSIVSRPMVVGGNIVPRPMMYIALTYDHRLIDGREAVYFLRRIKDVVEDPRRLLLDV, encoded by the exons ATGTTAGGCGTTTTAAGGCGCAAAGTCATTTCTAGCGCCTCTTCTACTTCG caccgggtgtccgggtctcttagagccccgactaatcccgggggtgcacaggccctcggcaaggagtttcccgccagtgcaccacggttaattcag TGTTTAAGGAAATCTCTGCACACGGTTAGACCTGCAGCATCTAAATCAAGAAATCCTTCTGCTGCAGTAGAAGAG ATATCAGTTCTTACTAGACAATGTGGTCATGTGCGAAATTTCAGTCAGCTTGTGTTACCTG GGTGCTCATCAAATTTGCGGCCAGAAAG GGGAGCTGTGACCAATCTTTGCTCAAGTCCAATACTACCAAATTGGAGCAGGCATTACTGTGCAAATAGTG GTGATTCGGTTGACGCTATTGTTCCATATATGGGCGAATCTATAAGTGATGGGACACTGGCCAAGTTCCTGAAGA ATGTTGGTGACAGAGTAGAAGTTGATGAACCAATTGCTCAGATTGAAACAGATAAG GTGACAATTGATGTTACCAGTCCTGAAGCTGGTGTAATCCAAAAG TTTGTAGCCAAGGAAGGGGACACTGTAGAACCAGGCAATAAAGTTGCTATCATTTCAAAATCTGGTGAGGGTGTTGCTCCATCCGAGAAGCCCTCTGAAAAAGCAGCTACTCCAGCTGAAGATAAGAAAGAGGAAAAGGCAAAACCTCAAGTTGAGACAACTCCTGTTAAGGAGAAGCCTAAGGAAAGTTCACCTCCACCCCCTAAACGCTCTCCTACAGAGCTCCAACTTCCTCCCAAAGACCGGGAAAGACGA GTTCCCATGACCAGGCTCAGAAAAAGAGTTGCCACACGTTTGAAAGATTCTCAGAACACATTTGCTTTGCTGACGACATTCAATGAAGTTGATAT GACAAATTTGATGAAGCTCCGCTCTGATTACAAAGATGCCTTCGTTGAAAAGCATGGAGTGAAGTTAGGATTCATGTCTGGATTTGTGAAA GCAGCAGTTAGCGCCCTCCAGAATCAGCCTATAGTTAATGCAGTTATCGATGGCGATGACATCATATATAGGGATTATATAGACATCAGTATCGCTGTTGGTACCCCAAAG GGTCTTGTTGTTCCAGTTATACGCAATGCTGAGCAGATGAATTTTGCTGAGATAGAAAAGACAATTAACACACTTGCTAAGAAGGCAAGTGATGGAAGTATTTCTATTGATGAAATGGCTGGAGGATCATTCACCATATCAAATGGTGGTGTGTATGGAAGTCTTCTCAGTACCCCTATCATAAATCCTCCCCAG TCTGCTATCTTGGGAATGCATTCAATAGTCAGTCGCCCAATGGTTGTTGGAGGAAACATTGTCCCAAGACCGATGATGTACATTGCGCTGACATACGATCATAGGCTGATCGATGGAAGAGAAGCGGTGTACTTCTTGAGAAGAATTAAGGACGTGGTGGAAGATCCCCGTCGCTTGCTCCTTGATGTTTGA
- the LOC132617480 gene encoding glycine-rich cell wall structural protein-like isoform X1, which translates to MLAKILSLFFVLSLGAFVGARNLPTENDSLVAANYVTTDNQGGDNIGGNGVGIGGSIRGGVSAGIGGRLGMGAGPISGGAEGRVGIGAGVGAGVGAGGMGGDTGGGSLGGGSGGSSSIGGGAGGSGSVGGGAGGIPGGGVGGSPGGTGGLGGEVGGSGSVGGGAGASGSIGGGAGASGSVGGGAGGIPGGGVGGNPGGTGGLGGGVGGSGSVGGGVGGNVGGGVGGSDGLGGGYGGGWP; encoded by the exons ATGCTTGCCAAAATTCTCTCACTTTTTTTTGTGCTTTCACTTGGAGCTTTTGTTGGTGCTAGAAATTTACCAACTGAAAATGATTCTCTTGTTGCGGCAAACTATGTGACTACTGATAACCAAGGCGGAGACAATATTGGTG GCAATGGGGTTGGAATAGGAGGATCCATTCGTGGGGGTGTTAGCGCTGGAATAGGAGGAAGGTTGGGTATGGGTGCTGGGCCCATTAGTGGAGGAGCTGAAGGTAGGGTTGGGATTGGTGCTGGAGTTGGTGCAGGTGTCGGTGCTGGCGGCATGGGTGGTGACACTGGTGGCGGAAGCCTTGGCGGTGGATCAGGCGGCAGCAGCAGCATTGGCGGAGGAGCAGGCGGTAGCGGCAGCGTTGGAGGTGGAGCAGGTGGCATCCCTGGCGGTGGAGTAGGTGGCAGCCCTGGTGGCACTGGAGGGCTTGGAGGAGAAGTAGGTGGTAGCGGCAGCGTTGGTGGTGGAGCAGGCGCCAGCGGCAGCATTGGTGGTGGAGCAGGCGCCAGCGGCAGCGTTGGAGGTGGAGCAGGTGGCATCCCTGGCGGTGGAGTAGGTGGCAACCCGGGTGGCACTGGAGGGCTTGGAGGAGGAGTAGGTGGTAGCGGCAGCGTTGGTGGTGGGGTAGGCGGTAATGTTGGCGGTGGAGTAGGTGGCAGTGACGGGCTTGGTGGAGGATATGGCGGTGGATGGCCATGA